In the genome of Christensenella timonensis, one region contains:
- a CDS encoding SMP-30/gluconolactonase/LRE family protein — protein MKFDLALDTSLEIAETPIWDSRIGKLYYTDLFTGDVHRYDPKSGEKEIWRTNALIGSAVPTDDETKLFCALETGMHLLDLRSGELEFLCDPENGNEANRYNDTRIDPAGRIFTSTVSKLYGTDEYRPDMLGGFYMIDTDGSVHVLEEGINQYNAIVWNTDATRMFVIDTFNETLVGYDYDIKSGPVGKGRVMIEFGGLGMPDGMSIDSEDNLYVCHWTKQVSVWDKDMELKEKTEIPVGYACCTGFGGDDMKDLYLATAKYRYSDEELKANEGAGGIFCARSTVKGAGDHFYQVKK, from the coding sequence ATGAAATTCGATTTGGCGCTGGATACAAGTTTGGAAATAGCGGAGACACCCATTTGGGACAGCAGGATCGGTAAACTTTATTACACAGACTTGTTTACGGGCGACGTGCACCGTTACGATCCCAAAAGCGGGGAAAAGGAAATATGGCGGACGAACGCCCTCATTGGCAGCGCGGTCCCGACGGATGACGAAACCAAGCTGTTCTGCGCACTGGAAACGGGCATGCACCTGCTTGATTTAAGGAGCGGGGAGCTTGAATTCCTGTGTGACCCGGAAAACGGGAACGAAGCCAACCGTTACAATGATACGCGTATCGACCCTGCGGGCAGGATCTTTACCAGCACTGTTTCCAAGCTGTATGGCACGGACGAATACCGTCCCGATATGCTGGGCGGCTTTTACATGATAGATACGGACGGAAGCGTGCATGTTTTGGAAGAGGGAATCAACCAATATAACGCGATCGTATGGAATACGGACGCGACCAGGATGTTCGTGATCGACACCTTCAACGAGACGCTGGTCGGCTATGACTATGATATCAAGAGCGGCCCTGTGGGCAAGGGCAGGGTGATGATCGAATTTGGCGGGCTCGGGATGCCGGACGGCATGAGCATCGACAGCGAGGATAACCTTTATGTCTGTCACTGGACAAAGCAAGTCTCCGTGTGGGACAAGGATATGGAGCTGAAGGAGAAGACCGAAATCCCGGTGGGATATGCGTGCTGCACGGGGTTTGGCGGTGACGATATGAAGGATCTTTACCTGGCCACTGCGAAATATCGTTATTCCGACGAAGAATTGAAAGCAAATGAAGGAGCCGGCGGTATCTTCTGCGCAAGAAGCACGGTTAAGGGAGCCGGAGACCATTTTTACCAAGTGAAAAAATAA
- a CDS encoding iron-containing alcohol dehydrogenase, with protein MYAFEFEMPTKIVFGEGEVSRVGEQAAGFGKKAMLVTYDEDFVKQVGFYDKVKKSCDAAGVELLEFFGVKSNPTAEHAADGIKMAKEQKPDVLIALGGGSAMDEAKFIGVAAKYDGDPWDFPTGKAAIEDTIPVIVVVTIPATSSELNGTAVITNETLRRKDGFVSPVMKPRVCILDPELTYTIPIRQTAYSAADIVSHLLEHYLGHQLEFAPYQDHFCEGGIRSIMECMDRLLKDPQDKDARAVMMWQASYAWCGFYDCGFGLPNSNIHILGHSLSNFYDTPHGAAMSVTILATLRYYLKERTGKYAQFAREVFGVRDKDDMIAASAGIAAIEAWFKKIGAPVTLGEAGITDPEAIDKMTPDALATARAWGEEEEYGYNEAVIREMFELCL; from the coding sequence ATGTATGCATTTGAATTTGAAATGCCGACAAAGATCGTGTTCGGCGAGGGAGAGGTATCAAGGGTAGGAGAGCAGGCAGCGGGCTTTGGGAAAAAGGCGATGCTTGTAACGTATGACGAGGATTTTGTAAAGCAGGTAGGATTCTACGATAAGGTGAAAAAGAGCTGCGACGCGGCAGGGGTCGAGCTCCTGGAGTTCTTTGGCGTAAAGAGCAACCCGACGGCGGAGCATGCGGCGGATGGGATCAAAATGGCGAAGGAGCAAAAGCCGGACGTTCTGATCGCGCTTGGCGGCGGCAGCGCGATGGACGAAGCAAAGTTCATCGGCGTGGCGGCAAAGTACGACGGCGACCCGTGGGATTTTCCGACGGGCAAAGCGGCGATCGAAGATACGATTCCTGTGATCGTGGTGGTGACGATCCCGGCGACGTCTTCGGAGCTTAACGGCACGGCGGTGATCACCAACGAGACGCTGCGGCGCAAGGATGGGTTCGTAAGCCCGGTGATGAAGCCGCGGGTATGCATCTTAGACCCGGAGCTGACGTACACGATCCCGATCCGGCAGACGGCGTATTCGGCGGCGGACATCGTATCGCACCTGTTGGAGCATTACTTAGGGCACCAACTGGAGTTTGCGCCGTACCAGGATCATTTCTGCGAAGGCGGGATCCGTTCGATCATGGAATGTATGGACAGGCTTTTGAAGGATCCGCAGGACAAGGACGCGCGAGCGGTGATGATGTGGCAGGCGTCATATGCATGGTGCGGCTTTTACGATTGCGGGTTCGGGCTGCCAAACTCGAACATCCATATCCTGGGGCATTCGCTGTCGAACTTCTACGATACGCCGCACGGGGCGGCGATGTCGGTGACGATCCTGGCAACGCTGCGGTATTACCTGAAGGAGCGGACAGGGAAATACGCGCAGTTTGCGCGTGAGGTATTCGGCGTGCGGGATAAAGACGATATGATCGCGGCGAGCGCGGGGATCGCGGCAATCGAGGCCTGGTTCAAGAAGATCGGTGCGCCGGTAACGCTGGGCGAGGCGGGAATCACGGATCCGGAGGCGATCGACAAGATGACGCCGGACGCACTTGCGACGGCGCGCGCATGGGGCGAAGAAGAGGAATACGGCTATAACGAGGCTGTGATCCGCGAGATGTTTGAGCTCTGTCTGTAA